The genome window TGAATGAGTAGTGATAAGCGAAACGCCACAAACAGATTATTACTATAACGGAGGATCGGGTGGGAAAAATTTGGTTTTTAAAAATCTAAAAACCAACGAAACGAAAACAATTGAAGAAATGTTAAAAATTGATCCATTAACCTTGAAAAAATGAGGTATGATCAAGGTCTTTAACCCTTTACTTAAGGATTGATATATTAGAAAATTGCCTAATTTAACGAAGAAAGATAACTTGGGTTAAATTAGCAAGCAAGAGGATATTTTTGTCTAACTAATTTGTCCCAAAAAAAATCAAAAAGGAGTTAATTTTATATGGATGATAAAGATTTCGATGTTGTCGAACGTACACCGGAAATGCGTTTTTTAGAATTTATATTTTTCTTTTTAATTCTTATGTTTATTTTATCAATAATTCAAAAAACGTTAAACCACAAGTTTCTAATTACCTTTTATTTTCGTAAGGTTTTTAATTTTTTCCTAAAATTAGAACAAAAAGAAAAAACCGAAATTAACCAAATTTTTCTAACCGGTTATGAAAAGGCAAAGGAAATTATCACAAAAAATAATCTAAAAGTTAAAATTATAACGCTAATTCTTGCCTTTTTACTTTTAGCTATGACTATATTTTTTATTTTATATAAAATCTTTATTTTTAGTCCAAATAATATCGAGACATCCTTTTTATTTATGCATCCTGAATCTTTTGTTCAACTAGCATTTCAAACAATTTTTCTCCCTTCATTTGTTTATTTACAATTTGGGGTTAGAAAAAAATTATTAACAAAATTCGAAAAAAAGATTAAAAATTTTAACTTTATTGCTGGAGATAACTACTTTTTTGATCGAGACTATGAAAATTTCGAACTTCCTGAGACGAAAATACCACGAAAAAGTGGTAATTTACATAGTAAAAAAAGGGATAATTTCCCACTTAGTTTCATAATTCTTAGAAAATATTTTAGTCTTTGAAAACTAAAAACCGATGAATTAATTAATTTGTACTATTTCCTTATTTGAGGTTCGCATCTTCAGGAGTCTGATTCGACAACTCCTTCTTATCAATTTTTATATAAAGATTTTGTTATGGTTTTAAAAAATCAAAAGAAAGATAAAAATGCCATCTAGTTTATTAATTTTTATACCACTTTTAACTTTTGTTGTAATTGCGGCTTTTAATATTATTATTTGATTTAAAGTTAGAGCAAATTATTATTTTCGGAATGTTTTCAGGAGAATCAAACTTCTTAATAAAGAATTAGATAGTATAAATTGCAATTTATTATTCAAAAAAGGGTTGTCACAAATTGGGAAAATTGTAAGAAAAAACAACAAATATTTGCTTTTTAATCTAATTTTTACAGTTGCGTTTTCTGTTAGCGAATTTGTAATTTTTTGAGTTATTTTCTTTGATCCAAAAGATTTATATTTCCTCATTTTTGTTCTAGGATTGTTAAGTTTTGCAAAATTTTTATTTGCAGCTTTAATTTTTGGAACTGTTTTTGTTAGCAAAAAAATGATTAAAACAGCAGAAATCCGTATTCAAAAGTGGAATTTTGATAGTAAAAGTTTCTATTTTGATCGAGAATACCATCCTAATAATAAAAAAACAAAAAATTTAATCGCTTTTGTCAACCCTGGGCAACGAGAGGTTGTTTTTTCCAGCGATGAGTTCCGAAAATATTTGAAAGGTTATGGTTTAGACGTTTTTTATCTAATAATTTGGGGGATCCATTTTCCAAGTTTAAAAAACGTTAAATTCGAATCAGTTGATATTTACCAAGATTTTGTGAATTTATACAAAAAATCCGGTTAATTTTTAAAATTTTTTATATTTGTTTGTTTAAAAAATCGCTTTTAATAATTTTTAAATAAATTAATTCAAAAAAGCAAATTAATTTGATTTTTTGAATTAACCATGATTTGACTATGAAATTCGACATTTTTTCTACTGAAAAGTAAGAAAAAGTCAAGACTAGTTTTTCCTGAGTTTTCCAGTTTGGTTAACTCAAAATAAAAAGATTGTTATTTTTTGGTTTAAATTAGTATAGGAAACTAAATTAATAGAAAAAATTAAAACACACCAAGAAAGGTGTGTCTTTTTATGAAACAAAATAAATTTTCAATTAATGAAAAATCAAATATATCAAAATCACTGAATCGCAACGATTCAAAAGTGCAACTATACATTTTGCAAACCAGTTTCGTGAAATTTATAAAAATAAATCAGTTAATAAAAAATCGCAAAAAGAGAGTTTTTTACTGACATATGACAATAATTTAATTCGAAACTGACAAAAAAAGTATTATAATTATGCTATTTTACAAAGAGATTATTTGAATGTTGAAGGTAAAATTTTTGAAAATCTCGAAGGTACTCATCAAAAAATTAAATCATTTGTTAAATGATATAATAAAACTAGAGTGCAAAGTTGCCTTTCATAATTTTAGCCCAAATTCTCATTTTGAACAATTCGGTGATCAAAAAAATTTTCACAATTTTGGAGAATAAAAAAATGATAAAAATTTGTTTTAAAAATAGTTAAAGACCATGTTTTGCTAAAATTTTTTAATATTCGATTTTATTTTTACTTTTTCAGTCGATTTAATTTTGAAACTGCTGATCTTGCTGCTTCCCAAATAATTTCGCTATAAGTTGGATGTGGGTGAATTGCATTAGCAAGTTCGTAAATTGTTACTTCGCTATCAATTGAAATTACAATTTCGGAAATCATATCAGTTGCAACTGGACCGATAATGTGGGCGCCAATGATTTCGCCGTATTTTTTATCAACAATTAATTTAGCAAATCCATAGGCATTTCCGGATGCAATCGCTTTACCGATATGGGAAAAACTTGCCTTACCAACAACAAAATCATAACCTTGTTCTTTTGCTTGCTCCTCGGTTAGTCCAACAACAGCAATTTCTGGGTGGGTATAAACGCAGGAAGGAACAGATTTATCTTGGTATTTATCTGATTTTCCTAAAATTGCACTAACAGCAACAACTGCATGACGGTAGGCAACGTGTGCTAACATCGCTTTGGCAGAAAGATCGCCAATTGCATAAACATTAGCAACATTAGTTTTGCATTGATCATCAACAATTACGCTTTTGCGAGCATCAAGTTCGATTCCAACTTCAGCAAGTCCTTCTGAATTTGCTTGCCGACCGATGCTAACGAGAAATTTATCAGCACTAATTGATTCAGTTTTACCTTCAAATTCATAAATCACTTTATCATTTTCATAACGAAGAATGTTTGTGTTTAGAATAACTTTAACACCTTTATCAACAAGATTTTTTGTGATAATTTGCGAAATTTCAGTATCTAAATTAGCGAGTAGACGCGGTAGATTTTGTAAAATTGTTACCTTAATTCCCGCAGCGGCAAAAATTTGTGCAAATTCAACCCCGATAACTCCACCACCGATTATTACAATTGAATCGATTTTTTCTAAAAGATTAATTGCTTCTTTGGAAGTGAGAATTTTACCTGATCGATAACCTTCTTCAAAACCAGCTAAATTTAATTTGCGATCGGTTGAACCAGTTGCAAGAATAACGTTTTTGCCACGATAAACTTTACCATTAACGCTAATTTCACGGGCACCAACAAATTTAGCATCGCCAAAAATACTTGTTGCTTTTGCCGATTTTACAATCGCTTTGACACCACCAACTAATTTATTGACAACATCGGCTTTTCGCTGGTGCATTTTTTCTCAGGAAATTTTTAAATCTGATTTTCCATCAAGTCCAAAATCACTAAATCGTTCAAGATAGTCAAAAACTTCTGCGGTTTTTAACATTGCTTTTGTTGGAATGCAACCAACATTTAAACAAACTCCACCCCAAAATTCTTTTTCAACAATTAAGGTGGAAAGACCATTATTTCCCGCCTCGGCAGCCGCAAGATAACCTCCAGGACCAGAGCCGACAACGATTACATCAAATTCTTGGTCAACTTTTCCGTCATAAATTTTACCAGAAACTGCAGTTTTTAAAAGTTTTTCTTCAACTTTTTTTTCACTTTCAACAACTGGTTTTTTTGGACTTTCAGTTTTTGGTTTTTTAGGTCCAAAATCGAAACTTAAAAGCGTGTCGCTAACTTTAACCTCACCAACAACACTTGCGCCAGCGGCTGCAGGCGCTTCTTCTTTTACTTCTGATTTTGGCGCTTCTTCGCTAACAGCACCACCTGTTCCATCATCGATGAAATAAATTTCTTGACCAACGTGGATTGTATCACCTTCAGCCATTAAAACTTTGATAATTTTTCCAGTTTTTGGTGAAGGAATGTCAGCGGTTATTTTATCGGTTTCAACAGAAAAAAGTGAATCACCCTCATTAACTTGGTCCCCCTCTTTTTTGTAAATTTGGGAAACAACTCCCTCGTGAAGACCTTCACCAATATCAGCAAATTTAAACTTATACATTATAAAATCCCCAAAATCTCTGGTTTTTCTAGTAATTCTTTAACTCTTGCCGCAAAACGTCCAATTGTTGCACCATCGATTCAACGGTGGTCAGCGGCAACTGTTAGGTGCATAATTTTTGCTGGAACAATTTGTCCATCCTTAACTTCAGCAGAATCAATAATCGCGCCAACTCCAGCAATTGCAAGTTCAGGATAATTTATAACTGGAACACCATAAAGTGAACCAACTGATCCGTAATTCGTGATTGTGAATGATCCACCTTGCATTTCGCTTGGCTTGATTTTACGATCACGAGCTGCTTTTGCAAGACGAACAATTTCTTTGGCAATTTCAACAATTGAAAGATTTTGTGCATCTTTAATTACTGGCACCATCAGTCCAGCTTCGGTATCAACGGCGAGTCCTAAATTTAGCGAATCAGGATAGACAATTTCGCTTGCAGCTTCATCGTATTTTGCCGCCATAATTGGATATTCGGCAAGCGCAATTAAAATTGCTTTGGCGATAAAAGCAAGAAAAGTTAATTTTACACCTGATGCTTTTAGAACTGGCTCTAAAACGGACTTACGCAGTTTTCAAAGATCACTAACATCAATTTGGTTAACTAGATTAACATAGGCAACCGAATTTCAAGAATTTGTCATCGCTCTTGCAATCGCCTTACGAATTGGAGCGATTTTTTCGCGTTTTGCTTCTAATTTATTAGAAACAACCGCTGCTGGACTAGAAACTTTTTCAACTTGAATAGTTGGAGTTTCTACTTTTGCTGCACTAGTTTGTGCAGATTTTAAAGAATTTATATAATTTTCAACATCGGAAGACTCAATTTTCCGATTTTCAATTTTAAGATCAGCAAGATCAATATTAGCTTGTTTTGCCATCGCTCTTGCTTTTGGGGTTGCTAAAATTTTTGACATATTATTTTCCCTAGTTATAAAATATATAAGATTTTAAAGTGTTTTTTGATTGGATTAAAAAAAATGGTTTATATTTAATTGAAAAAAATATAACATTTAAATTATATATTAAAAAGGGTTAAATAAAATAAATTTTTTGATTAAGCAAAAAAATGCTAAAAATATTTCGAAACCTTGGGAATATTGGGAGTGTTTATAATTTTGTGTTTTAAATTTTTATGGATTTTTCAAATAGAAATCTAATTTAATTTTATATTATTTAACCGATTAGGGAAAATAATTTCTAATTGTTTTTTAATTATGCGTCAATTTCTTACCTGCCTTTGTCATTTTTTAGATGCGTTTTGGAGCGTTAAATAAGTTATTTTTGAAAGGTAATTCACACTTTGAATTCCGCCTTTAAGAGCGTCTCAGCAAAAGTTTTAAACATATGCGAAATTTCGTTGTGAAAATTTTTTAATTTTTATGATCAACGTATTTGTTAACAATTTTTTCAACTTTTAACTCAAATGGGGGTAATTTTTTTGCTCTTTTTTCATATTTTAGTCCTTTATGATAAATTTTATCAAAACAGATTTACCTTAAAACACAAAATATTTAATATTCCCAAATAAATTAAATTAGTATATTAATTTCAGACGATTCAAAAAAGGTGTGTCAAAATGAAACAATACAAATTTACAGTTGAAGACAAATTTAGATACATCAAAATTGCCAATCTAAAGGTTAAAAATGGTAATTTTGCATTTTGCAAAAGAATTTAGACAAATTTACAAAAAAATCAAAAAGTAAAATTACACATAATGAATCAATTTTGCATATATATGGGAATAATTTAATA of Mesomycoplasma dispar contains these proteins:
- a CDS encoding IS3 family transposase — translated: MNVEGKIFENLEGTHQKIKSFVKWYNKTRVQSCLS
- the lpdA gene encoding dihydrolipoyl dehydrogenase — its product is MYKFKFADIGEGLHEGVVSQIYKKEGDQVNEGDSLFSVETDKITADIPSPKTGKIIKVLMAEGDTIHVGQEIYFIDDGTGGAVSEEAPKSEVKEEAPAAAGASVVGEVKVSDTLLSFDFGPKKPKTESPKKPVVESEKKVEEKLLKTAVSGKIYDGKVDQEFDVIVVGSGPGGYLAAAEAGNNGLSTLIVEKEFWGGVCLNVGCIPTKAMLKTAEVFDYLERFSDFGLDGKSDLKISWEKMHQRKADVVNKLVGGVKAIVKSAKATSIFGDAKFVGAREISVNGKVYRGKNVILATGSTDRKLNLAGFEEGYRSGKILTSKEAINLLEKIDSIVIIGGGVIGVEFAQIFAAAGIKVTILQNLPRLLANLDTEISQIITKNLVDKGVKVILNTNILRYENDKVIYEFEGKTESISADKFLVSIGRQANSEGLAEVGIELDARKSVIVDDQCKTNVANVYAIGDLSAKAMLAHVAYRHAVVAVSAILGKSDKYQDKSVPSCVYTHPEIAVVGLTEEQAKEQGYDFVVGKASFSHIGKAIASGNAYGFAKLIVDKKYGEIIGAHIIGPVATDMISEIVISIDSEVTIYELANAIHPHPTYSEIIWEAARSAVSKLNRLKK
- a CDS encoding 2-oxo acid dehydrogenase subunit E2 translates to MSKILATPKARAMAKQANIDLADLKIENRKIESSDVENYINSLKSAQTSAAKVETPTIQVEKVSSPAAVVSNKLEAKREKIAPIRKAIARAMTNSWNSVAYVNLVNQIDVSDLWKLRKSVLEPVLKASGVKLTFLAFIAKAILIALAEYPIMAAKYDEAASEIVYPDSLNLGLAVDTEAGLMVPVIKDAQNLSIVEIAKEIVRLAKAARDRKIKPSEMQGGSFTITNYGSVGSLYGVPVINYPELAIAGVGAIIDSAEVKDGQIVPAKIMHLTVAADHRWIDGATIGRFAARVKELLEKPEILGIL